A single window of Loxodonta africana isolate mLoxAfr1 chromosome 10, mLoxAfr1.hap2, whole genome shotgun sequence DNA harbors:
- the LOC135232586 gene encoding olfactory receptor 4F3/4F16/4F29-like: MDGANHSVVSEFVFLGLSNSWEIQLVLFVFSSMFYVASMMGNSLIVLTVTSDPHLHSPMYFLLANLSFIDLGISSVITPKMIYDLFRKHKVISFGGCIAQIFFIHLIGGVEMLLLTAMAFDRYVAICKPLHYFSIMNPKLCILLQVAAWIIGLIHSVFQLVFVIKLPFCGPNVLDSFYCDLPRFIKLACIDTYRLEFMVTANSGFISLGSFFILIISYIFILITAQKHSSGGSFKALSTLSTHIMVVILFFGPCIFVYTWPHPKSHLDKFLAILDGVLTPFLNPVIYTLRNKEMKMAMRRVCSHLLVYRRIS, from the coding sequence ATGGATGGAGCAAATCACTCTGTGGTGTCAGAGTTTGTGTTCCTGGGACTGTCCAATTCCTGGGAGATCCAACTTGtcctctttgtgttctcctccaTGTTTTATGTGGCAAGCATGATGGGAAACTCCCTCATTGTCCTTACAGTGACTTCTGACCCTCACTTACACTCCCCCATGTACTTTCTGTTGGCTAATCTCTCCTTTATTGACCTGGGTATTTCTTCTGTCATTACCCCCAAAATGATTTATGACCTTTTCAGAAAGCACAAAGTCATCTCCTTTGGAGGCTGCATTGCTCAGATCTTCTTCATTCACCTCATCGGTGGTGTGGAGATGCTGCTGCTCACAGCCATGGCCTTTGACAGGTATGTGGCTATTTGTAAACCTCTCCACTATTTTAGTATCATGAACCCAAAACTGTGTATTTTGCTCCAGGTTGCTGCTTGGATAATTGGTTTGATCCACTCTGTGTTTCAACTAGTTTTTGTTATAAAATTACCATTTTGTGGCCCTAATGTGCTGGACAGCTTTTACTGTGACCTACCTCGATTTATCAAACTTGCCTGCATAGACACCTACAGACTAGAGTTCATGGTCACAGCCAACAGTGGGTTTATATCCCTGGGATCATTCTTCATATTGATCATCTCCTACATTTTTATCCTGATCACTGCTCAGAAACACTCTTCAGGTGGCTCATTCAAGGCTCTCTCCACTTTATCAACTCATATCATGGTGGTGATTTTGTTCTTTGGTCCTTGCATCTTTGTTTATACCTGGCCTCACCCCAAATCACACCTAGACAAATTCCTTGCCATTCTGGATGGCGTTCTcactccttttctgaatccagtcaTCTACACATTGAGGAACAAAGAGATGAAGATGGCAATGAGGAGAGTATGCAGTCACCTTCTTGTTTACAGAAGGATTTCTTAA